One genomic window of Bradyrhizobium sp. B124 includes the following:
- a CDS encoding TlpA disulfide reductase family protein, whose translation MPETTPSEPTAKPTAKWRIPLVIGAVLAGAVIGYVGVSGLRHPAGGDIACNSAVDLAKKIAPLAHGEVAALTMATTPLRLPDLTFEDANGQPKKLSDWRGKTVLVNLWATWCVPCRKEMPALDSLQTKLGGKDFEVVAINIDTRDPDKPKNFLKEANLTNLGYFSDQKAKVFQDLKNIGKALGMPTSVLIDGKGCEIANIAGPAEWASDDAIKLVKAALAPAAAGF comes from the coding sequence ATGCCCGAGACGACCCCATCCGAACCGACCGCCAAGCCGACGGCCAAATGGCGCATCCCGCTGGTGATCGGCGCCGTGCTGGCCGGGGCCGTGATCGGCTATGTCGGCGTCTCCGGCCTCAGGCATCCCGCCGGCGGCGATATCGCCTGCAACAGCGCGGTGGATCTGGCCAAGAAGATCGCCCCGCTCGCCCATGGCGAGGTCGCGGCGCTGACCATGGCGACTACGCCGCTCCGGCTTCCCGACCTGACCTTCGAGGACGCCAACGGCCAGCCGAAGAAACTCTCTGACTGGCGCGGCAAGACGGTGCTGGTCAATCTGTGGGCGACCTGGTGCGTGCCCTGCCGCAAGGAAATGCCGGCGCTCGACAGCCTGCAGACCAAGCTCGGCGGCAAGGATTTCGAGGTGGTCGCGATCAATATCGACACGCGCGACCCGGACAAGCCGAAGAACTTCCTGAAGGAAGCCAATCTGACCAATCTCGGCTATTTCAGCGATCAGAAAGCCAAGGTCTTTCAGGACCTTAAGAACATAGGCAAGGCGCTGGGCATGCCGACGTCGGTGCTGATCGACGGCAAGGGCTGCGAAATCGCCAATATCGCCGGTCCCGCCGAATGGGCGAGCGACGATGCGATCAAGCTGGTGAAGGCGGCGCTAGCCCCAGC